The Fusarium musae strain F31 chromosome 10, whole genome shotgun sequence DNA window ATTCCATGTATATCTCGCGAGttgctcatcagcatcaacgagGGATGCATAGCAGTGATAAATCCGTGTCAGATCATGCGGCCTTACAGTCACAATCCCTACCGCCATGGGAAGCACAAGGACGTACAAGACTCATGGACTCCGGCATGGCGAATAACCTTCCCAATCATATTCTCGCTCGACCTGAGAGAGGCGTTGACGTTTTTATCTCGTTCGATGCATCTTCAGACATTCATACTGGTGCAGCTGTGCAAAGACTACATCACTTCGCTGCCGACTTCGACATTGAGTTGAGAGATGTGACGCGAGAGTTCCACAAGCCACAGCACAACACAGCCTTAACTTCAAGTCTCGCGTTGGAAGTTGAATCTCGATACATGGATCACTACGCCAGGGTCTTTCATGGAAAAAGGCAGAGTGGGCAAGATGTGTATATCATCTACTGCGCGCTCTTACCAAACGGGTTAAACCCAACCTATAACCCTACGGTCAGTCCTGCACCAACCCATGCGATTACTAACTACTGATTGTCTATTCTAGACCGCAGTATTCTCGACTTCAACGAATCTCATGTGGACTCCAGATCAGGTGAAAAGCGTGCTTACAACAGCACAGGCAAATCTCACCAACTATGAAATGCATACCATTAAGCGTGTGGTGAAAAAGGTCTACGAAGATAAAAAAGCTCATAGACTTGCTTTAAAGTGTTAGACTAGACAGTAAACCTTGCTTAGACCATTAAACACGCCCCCGGGCATCTTCCTCCAACCTAAGCGCTGACTCCTGGTGTCTCACCAATGACAGTCAAGAACTTCTGAGCTCTCGTCTTGCCATCCTTCAAACCCTTCAGACCCTCAGAGAGACCTTCCAAACCGTTCTTACCAATGACGTAGGGATGGGCTGTGAACCAACCCTCTCGAAGACCCCTAGCGAACGCTGCGCCCCATACAACCCCGAGTAACTTGCTCTTTTCATCTTTATCATGAACCTGGCCAACCATCGAGAAAACGATGTCTACAGTGGGGTCGGCaccttcaacttctttcttcatcaagatATTGGTCATCTTTGGCTTACGGCCAGTTGAGTCTGGAGGACCAGCGATGGCCTTTGTAACAGTTCTAACGGTGGAATCTTCCGAGACACTGTCAAAGGCCTTCCAGCATCGACCGTCTGGAGCGCCGCCTTGCTTGAAAGCCTCTTGAATAGCCTTTAATAGCTCTTCCTCAGTCTTGTAAGCTGTGTAGTCAACAAGCACATCTCCCTTGCTCTCGTCAAGGAATGGCTTGATGAATGCACTGCGCTGGCTTCCAACTGCGATGATCGGATGGACATTAGCAGCAGCGGCTAGCTTGATACCGTAAGCTCCGGTAGCAGTACTGGCTCCGTAAATGAGAAGAGGCCGCTTGGTCTCAGTCTTGGCGAGTGGTGACCAAGGCTCGGGGAATTCAAGCTCCTGGAACAAAGCGCAGACAGAAGTGTACGCGGCGAGAGGGATGGTCGCAGCCTCCTCGAAAGATACTGAGTCGGGGATATGGAAGGTTGTGTAGTATGGCGCAGTCGCGTACTCTGCGAACGCACCGTGGGGAGTTCTCATTTCGTGGAAGGCGGCTACGCGGTCGCCTTTGTGGAAGCCGACGACATTTTCACCTACGGCTTCGACGATGCCGGCGATGTCATCACCGGTATTGGAATCTTCGCCGAGCCAAACGGGAATCTTCCAGTCCTTGGGGTTGGTACCTTAACAGTTTAGTATCTATGATCCGAGGACGAGGTATAAGTGGAAGACTTACCTGCGATGACAACCTTGATGAGGACGTCGCCTGGGCCTGGCTTGGGAATGGGAGAATCGATGATCTCGACCGAGGTATCTTTCTTGACAATTGCTTCTTTCATGATTTTGGAATTTCttgcttgtttgtttgcGTCGTTTTCCCGATGGCGAGGTTCTCTCTCTAATCAAGTTATAGATACCGAACGGCTCTTATAGATGGCACTAGAAACAGTATCACAGTAACGTTATACAGTATATGCCGCCACCAGGCATGAAATGCATGACCTCATTTGCTCGGCATTCGACCTACATTAGTAATGATAGTGGATCGACATCCATTTCTATTAACCGTTAGACTCTCCGGGTCTCGGGGTCTATCATGAGCCCGGACCCGTTTGAGCTTTGACTTGAAGCTCCATACGTCTGTAGTAGTTCAATTGCATTAAAAACGGTCTAAATATTGCCCCGACACAAGTGTTATCTAATTTCCATCAACGAAATGTCTCCGAGATGAGCTGTGGTGAAGTTGGCGATTCCAGTATTTACGTGTCAGCACCTTATCGTTGTGGGGTTCATGACTTTCGGTCTCGGTTTCTACGCATTTCTAGCTAGTACAATAGGTTCCGCTTTCCAGCACGGAACTCCCCGTGCCGTCTTTGCCAAGCTGGGCATGGAGATTTGTAATCCTACTGCCCAAGGTGATATCAAGCTTGGGTTATCTTAATGCGGCAGTGTCGTTGACGAGGCAATGAGTGTGATGTTTTCCCATACAATTTTGGCTCTGGTAAAGATGTTTGAACAGCATAACCTGGATCATACGCACAAGAGGCAGCAAACCTTCGTACAACTATCTCGTTTCAAGAAACAGCAACATCATGCACAATACGCTATCATGCCACAGGCTTATCAACATGCCAATGGAAGGATCCCCTGTCAGTACTGCAATATAATCCTTTCAACCTGGCAACACTGAAGATTCGGATAGGAAAACTGTAAGGACAGTGGCGTATCTATAAGCCTTAGCAGGGACACTTCTGGAAGGACATAAGATATAGCTTACGTTGCTCCCGCAATAATTAGTTCTTGACTTTTCATTCTCGTCCCGCTAGAAATCATGGCAACGAAAAATACCGTTGCACCACCGACAGCAAAGAGGCGTGATGATGTGCTACTTAGGTAGGAACAAAGAATAACCGGTGCCAGCAGCCTGATGACAACTATCGGGATCATCAAGGCACAGAAGATGAGAGCCGCAGTTGATCTTGTAGGGATGTAAATATGGGCAGTGTCTCTTGAAGCTTTCGGGGAATAGCTCTGGAAAGAGTGTCAGTATGGTGGGGAATACCGTATAAGTGCAGGAAGGGTTGAAATACCGGGAAGACGTAATCTCGCACACGGAGCAGATTCTCAGCCACGTTGTTTTCGAGTCCTATCATGGCAGATTCATCCCGGGGACTGGTACTTAGGAGCTCTTGTAGTGGGTAGTTCAGGAACCTGCTCTCGGCTCGCGCTATAGATCCCGTACCGTTGACCCATTTCTTGAGATTGGTCACGGCTTGAGGGTCGGCTTGTTCGAGTTCGGAAATCTGTCGACTTCTTAATAGGAACTTGTCTATATGCATTAGCTCAGCTTTCAGACGGTCGTACTATTTTCATCTCACCCATGTCTTCCAGTGCTTCATCAAGCTCGGCCACAACCTTGGCCCTGTCTTGATTCTGATCCCGCTACCAACTACCGAGGAATAGTGGCCGGTCTTCATCTCGATCTATCTTGTGCAACTTGCTCTCTAGTTCAACGACACGGTTCTgcttaagtagtaataatcgTGCACGAACGTCAAGAAACCTTCGTGCGACGAAGAAGGATTCATGCGAAGATATTAACGAGGAAAACTGCGGGTATCCCTTGGGATAGTCTTCGACTTTGATATCAGTTAGCCTCGTTTATAAGAACTTCCTCGACAGCCTTGCTTACTCTGCGGTAATTGCATTACAGGAGCACGCCTGCCCCAAAACCGTGACGCAGGAAGTGACAAACAGGCAGATGATGGCCATGCCAGATTTGGCCACCTgagcctccaacttctgCCGTTTGTACCTATCCTCGATAATGGTGTAGTTTGGCACTGGCCCAATTCGATATCGGAAGTGGTTGAAGACATCGTACTTCGTCCTCGGAGAGCTTGTGTTGCCGTCCAAAATCTGGTAACTCTTCTATTGTTTGAATGCTGAAGTTGCTGAAAAGGGTTCATAAATTTCACTCTGTTCAGTAGGTTGAAACGACGCAAGAAATTGCATTTGTGATTGAAGTTGTACTTTTTAGTGTCTCAAGCTGCCTCTTTGCGACCTAAGCTTATAGGCTCGGTCCGCCCGCGAGGCGTCAACTGTGGATGCACTCAGCCCCCATAATACCAGGGACCATCAATGCTTATCATCCAACAGTCCAACTTCCCATTCATTTTCATCAGACAATACACAAACATACTCCTATTATGATCCTTTAGAATCATCCTGATGGCCGCCACTAAAGAATCTTCATCGCGCTGGGCGCTACTGATTGGAATCAACTATTACCCCGAGGATCGACATCTTCATGGCAGTGTCGACGACGTTAGCGACATCAGGGCCTATCTGGAACAGCACAGCGCTACGGCAATTCATAAATCCGTGCTCACAGCCACTGTCCCAAAGTATCATCAATCCACTAAAGATCCACCAGAGACACCCGATGAGAGGCCAACCAGGGCAAACGTTCTGAAGCAGCTTCGCTTAATCATTGATTCTGCGAAACCGGGCGATCATGTGTATATACACTTCTCTGGGCATGGTACTCAATTACCATC harbors:
- a CDS encoding hypothetical protein (EggNog:ENOG41) codes for the protein MKEAIVKKDTSVEIIDSPIPKPGPGDVLIKVVIAGTNPKDWKIPVWLGEDSNTGDDIAGIVEAVGENVVGFHKGDRVAAFHEMRTPHGAFAEYATAPYYTTFHIPDSVSFEEAATIPLAAYTSVCALFQELEFPEPWSPLAKTETKRPLLIYGASTATGAYGIKLAAAANVHPIIAVGSQRSAFIKPFLDESKGDVLVDYTAYKTEEELLKAIQEAFKQGGAPDGRCWKAFDSVSEDSTVRTVTKAIAGPPDSTGRKPKMTNILMKKEVEGADPTVDIVFSMVGQVHDKDEKSKLLGVVWGAAFARGLREGWFTAHPYVIGKNGLEGLSEGLKGLKDGKTRAQKFLTVIGETPGVSA
- a CDS encoding hypothetical protein (EggNog:ENOG41), with the protein product MGEMKIISELEQADPQAVTNLKKWVNGTGSIARAESRFLNYPLQELLSTSPRDESAMIGLENNVAENLLRVRDYVFPVFQPFLHLYGIPHHTDTLSRAIPRKLQETLPIFTSLQDQLRLSSSVP